In Monodelphis domestica isolate mMonDom1 chromosome 3, mMonDom1.pri, whole genome shotgun sequence, the following proteins share a genomic window:
- the C3H5orf63 gene encoding glutaredoxin-like protein C5orf63 homolog, which yields MIWFWCNRVQQVQYTLGLLFKKSCSSTKTLPVLTLFTKDLCPLCDEAKEVLKPLKDRFILQEVDITLPENSAWYDRYKFDIPVFHLNGQFLMMHRVNFSKLEKQLRKLEQQT from the exons ATGATTTGGTTTTGGTGCAACAGAGTACAGCAAGTTCAATATACCTTGGGATTATTGTTCAAAAAAAGTTGTTCCTCTACAAAAACCCTGCCAGTGCTGACCCTGTTCACAAAG GATCTGTGTCCTCTTTGTGATGAAGCAAAAGAAGTCCTCAAGCCATTAAAAGATagg tttATTTTGCAAGAGGTGGATATTACCCTTCCAGAGAATTCGGCATGGTATGATAGATACAAGTTTGACATACCTGTCTTTCATTTGAATGGTCAGTTCTTGATGATGCATCGAGTAAATTTCTCAAAACTTGAAAAACAGCTCAGGAAACTTGAACAGCAAACTTAA